The genomic segment ATATTGGAAGATATCTTTAGAAAATCCCTAAATGGACCTTTAATTGATTATATTTGTAACAAGCTAGATATGATTAACTATGCTCCAACTCGAAAGAAAGTGTTACGAAATATTTGTGTATAATTGTAGAAACAAACTTCTAGGAATAGATTACATAGCAGATTTTTAAGGATTAGGTTTTATTTATAtctctaattttattttctttttaggatTAACTCTATTGTATATATGCACTCGTTGGTAGAATCAGTATACAAATTTATAGAACATTAGTTTCTCTGTTTATGTAtgttgttaaaaatttatttttgaatcatataaataaataaacttattaCATTTTATAAACCAATCACAAGACTCCATTTTACACCTTTAAGAACTagacttaaatatatttttacatacggctcatattctatttatttttataccaATTAAAACCATACTCATTTCTCTTAAACAACTCTACTCAatcaattaagaaaaattatcaaaatttcataacctttttttatgttttctccTTGATAAATTTCATCATTATAACTCTAACCATCTGTTTAAAATAATTGCACTAAAAATCAAAAGAGAACTTACACTTACATTAGTGATTCAATTGGAAAAACATATTTAGATGGACAAGTTTAATTTAAGGGCGAAAACTTCAATTTAAATGATACATACAAATATGTAATTTACCTTATTTTTAATCATTACAGAGTTTGATTCATTTGGACAGCTCATCTTGCTAAGTCTATAAGTTGCTAATTATTTAATTTGCTTGATTGGTTTAGATAGTTGAACTCGAAAGTGGTTCATGTTTAGGCAGAATAACGGGGAAATCATGAATCTCGTCCATCCATGGATTCTTCTCCACTAAAGGATGGATGTTCTTCAATGCCTTCCAAACCATACTGTTGCATTTGAAGCCTGATCCAAACCCTATTTGCCAAACCCTATCGCCATTGTTGATCCTTCCCTTAGCTTCAGAATAAGCCAACTCATACCACAATGAAGAACTCGAAGTGTTGCCGAATCTGTAAAGAGTCATCCTCGATGGCTCCATTTGCCATTCACCAAGGTTCAAGCTTTTCTGCAATTCATCCAACACTGCTTTTCCTCctgcatgaatgcagaaatgCTCGAATGCTAGCTTGAAATTTGGAATGTAGGGTTTCACCTGTTATTTTTAACAACTCATTATTAGTTTTCGAGGAAGCAGATTGTTTTTAATAGAAAGTAGACATGTTCAATCAAAGTGAACTAATATTTGAAGAGTTTGAACAAAATTATTACGTCTAGAAATAATTTTGGATAAACAATTAGGCTCCAACCTCagcttaatatttttgtttacacCCTTTTATATATTAGATAGAAATTCAAGTTTAAATGGTAACGTGACCCTTAAATAACTAGATTAAAACATACTCACAGCCTGATGCTTATATTTTGCGTacctaagcttttttttttaaggttAAGATTGTACTGTcaattgagttttagttcaattagaatgaatattatttttaatatgggTTTGAGTGTATTAAAACGCATTATTCTCCTATGAatgggttggggaggggctatggatagttttaggcattgtgtcaaaaacAGAATATATAGGGAGaacctataataagattattcaaaaaaaatatgataattatatatttataaataattataatttattagaagTTGAAGTTGTTAgaattacatttttaaaataattataatttaatttacaattattaattaaaaatatcattgaataatctcattataaattctgatcatatctgttttttttgacacaatgcttaGAAATAGCAATAGCCCCTCcccaacctataaataagaggataatgtgtttcagcacactcaaacctacatcttcctatattgataataatatccATGCTAATTGAGCTAAGACTCAGACAAAtattatgctaattttaaaatagagctACTACTTCAAAtagaaatttaaacataaaatatagggaaaagataaatacaattataaatacaattattagttaaatatagggaaaatattagaattttatgtcaattacttattattttgaatgatgttactttgcattaattacataaagtaaaattatattatatgttgaatatattaaaaatgatttaattatgatttaaaaatattctattattataatatttgaattgataagttgaattcaaaataaaaaatgttaatttacgttaattactacaattaaaaataatatttaaaaattaattaaatattaaatttataaaagtacatattatataaaaattagtatataaaaaataagatacATAGGAGGCACTATAGACGTGCCTACCTATGTACTCGACACctgcctttttattattatttattattgtcaCATTTTGGGTGTTTTACaggaagagaaagagaaaaaagaggggaaggtgaaagaaaaaaaaaaggaaggaaagaaataagtttgaatattttatatatttataaattgtatatttattatttaaattgtttaaatttataaatgtatattttgtctttttaatatattcacattcatgtttaattttttttattattaattttgatgtTCCAAACTTTTGATAtaacaatatttataataatttgtaTCTATATTTTCTAAACATTTgatgaaaataattattgaaactTGTGTTAAACATTTTTAAAGTATTTCAAAGACTTGtaaaaatactcaaaaacatgttttaaatgtgttttatttcaTCTAAATGTTTTTTAGTCAATCCGAaatgtttttaaatgttttaaaatcattttttacaaGTCTAGGAAGTTGTACTAATACTTGGAGAAAGTTTTATCGATAAAAGCAAGTCAAAGAGCACCCCAAGCATCTCTCTAGTCTTCTACTGATATTCAGGAGGCTTTCTACCTATACAAGCCCACTTCTACTCATACATCTTGTGAGTTCTATTGATTCAAGTTTGTCTATATATAATGCTTCCAACGGCTAGAAACTATCCCCAACGGCAGTAAACAGTCACAAATTTTTCCCTTGTTATATATACACATCAAGATACAAGATATGAACATTCAAGCATAGAAGTCAAGAGAAAAacctcaaaatttttattttctcattttctcttgtacatatctcttaCGTGCTTATTGTTAGATTTTTTTATCATTCTCATTTAAATTCTGTGAGAGAGTTTAACATTTGTAGTTGAGTCTTGTAAAAACTAGAGAGTTCTAGTTAAGCCATAAAAAATTAGGAAGAATGTTATATCTTAGCcttgtgaaaaaaaataaagactgTAAAGGTTATACTTTCTCCATGAAAGATATCGGTATAGCGAATTAGAAAATTCTTGGTTAACGTATACCAAGATAGTAAAAGTGGGCAATTAAGGTTAAACCATATAAATCGAtttgttcaaaattttcttttatttcctcattatttaaaaaaaaattacaaatatttttaaaatatcaatttaccCCTCTTAATATTTTCATCcctaacatttttaaataaaatttgacacaTTTGTATTGTACGTGTGTTGGAATTTTCTGTTTACTTTTGAAAGTACATTTTAAATTATCTCAACTAATTATtgattctattaaaaaaaattcatatatatataagttatttaaataatttgttaggataattaaatttaaaggaaaaagttattttattacttaattaatttcattttaagttttagtTATGGTTTTAATGATTGTTTCCATGTTCGATTTAAAATTGatatctagaaaaaaaaattaaataatgtatTTAAGGGTTGAAGTCAAACATTTACAGGGGTTGATTTAGAATCTTTTTGGTATCAAGAAAAAGTTATCATTATTTTTGGTAAAACATTTATTTGGGTtgatttagaatttatattttattcatttgcaaaaaagaaaaattatttttaatgatatatttaattagtttatttatttagcATGTTGATTTAGTATCCATATCCAATTTggttaacaaaaaaatatttcttttttttttttaatttctttttttctaaacCATAAGATTTCCAACCAACCTTAAGAAAGATTAAAAAGCTGAACAACAATCattctttaataaattttaaaataaaataaatattttatatcatcactaataataataatattattaaataaccgGGTTATATCataatttggtatttttatattttgaaaaggtTGTAGGATATGTATCGGATTAGTTGGATCAATAACTAATTGATATATTGGTCTAGAGAATGAGTTGAACCGATTGACCTGAAAATTGTTACAGAATAGTTGAATCGGactacaaaattaattaaaacatgatttttaataaatttttagtaatttatttaatcaaactaaATCAACTTATTAAACTAGATTTGATGGTCTAATTAATCTGTCCACTAATCCGATGATAAAAACATCGCTATTCattcaatataattttaaaatagtttataccagtatgtatattttttatcattaaaaaataataactcaGTTCCAGGCTTCTAACCAAActatataaattttgtttatcAAAACTGAACCTAGCGAATTAAACCAAACCCTCCTATGTTCCTTTAATATTCAGTACCAAATTGgtttttctagtaatttttatttttactcaaaatctcgAACCAGGATTACCATGTCCAATACCAACTTGAACCAGGATTACCCAGATGGTCACATAGCTCGACTCTCCGACGTAGAGGCCTATCTTCATTGGAGCCAAGGCTCcctcaaattttggaaaattattgTTAGGTCCTTTAAATTTTATGAAGATTTTAATTAGGCcctgaaaattttgtaaattatcaTTAAGCctcttaaattttttgaaatttttaactaagcttttcagaatttttagaaaTTCTTATCAAGCCCtctaaaagtaaaattaaaaaattaaaaaattaaaaaattaattaggccCCAAAACTTAATACTAATACTAAGATCTATCACTACGTTAAACAAGTCTAAATATAAAAGTTCGGGGAAAAAACTATTACCTTTTTTGTGAAGAATTTTCTTGCAACCAAAGAAGTAACAACAAGGAGCAGTTCGGACCAGGGGAGAACGAGTGGGGCAAGTGTTGAGATATTTGCTTTCAAGGCTTCTCCGGCAACTGCCATGAGATTTTTGGAGAGGGCGATGCCAATGGTGccttgttcatcttcttcttcatgcACGCATTTGTAGCTTGCATCGTTGGCGCCTTCATGGGTGCGAAGGGTGTGAACCAGCTCGTACTTGGAGCGGTGGTGGTCTGATGGGTGGTTAGATAGAAGGATGGCAGCTCCGCCAACTCGAAATAGGGTGTTTGAAAGTAGCATTGCTCGATTGTTGCCTAAATATGAGTCCCTAGTGACATTTTCGGCGCTCACCACCAAAGCATAAGTCCTTGGGTGcacctatatatattatatatacatatataaagcaaaatgaaaattttagctatttaCATTTACctctttttgtaaaatttaccattatttttttagctaaatttgactctcaacttttgaaaaaaatcgaatttgatcgttaacttttcaaaaacaaaaagaatctttgaattattatttaatggaaATGTTGACTAAagcctttaaattttaaatatggcaTCCCGCATAGTAATCCatgtatgttttttattttttgtgaacattttatttttatttttttcgaatttcgaattttttttatttttttaatacttttatagGTTTTAAATTATTTGCTGACGTGGAATATAAGAAAAATGGTGCTATGTTAATATGAAGTATATGTAGATTGTCACACGGGTTGCTATGCcaatataattaaaaatcatgTTTGAGTCGgcatttttatttagaaaataaaatttaactctttttgaagGGTAAATgatcaaatttagctaaaaaaacaGAATAAGAACCTAATTGACAGAAGATGTAAACATTagaggttaaatttgtaattatgaCAAAAATAAACATGCACaatataatttgaaaaagttaaaatatgccataagtcctTGTCCTCTtcttaaatttggaatttagtttttatacatttatttctaggaatttattcgtatttctaggaatttatttgtactttcatattttaaaatttaagtccaatTGTTAAATTGTTTTTGTTAAATTCGATGGAGTGAAGCTTGCATTCAAagctctttctttttttttcaggcGAAACtaggggggctggcatgggcctcGACGCCCCTTAAATGAGAAATTGTTATTTAggtcctttaaatttttttaaaaattttaaataaataaagataaaattacactttacccccctaaaattataaaaatttgatttagtcctttaaaatttttaaagatattgactataaaaaaattaaaatttcattagtcCCCTAAAAAATTATTCTAGTTTCGCCCTTATTTCCATGGCTACCcaatgaactttttttttttaatttcagaatGTCACCAAAAACTTTAATAGCGTCAATGATTTGATTTGGATTTTCAAATCTGAAAAAGTAGAACTAAATTTCTAGATATAAAAgtagaaagattaaattttaaatttgtaaagatTACAGAGACTTATAACATACTTTAACCAATTTGAAAATCACTCATAATTAAATTAGATGGTATTTGTAATGGCAA from the Gossypium hirsutum isolate 1008001.06 chromosome D09, Gossypium_hirsutum_v2.1, whole genome shotgun sequence genome contains:
- the LOC107891913 gene encoding 3-ketoacyl-CoA synthase 20; protein product: MNPENEHDPQNNFKFKLKALNLLFLAFLAIILDPFCTFSIHDLVQIIRHENLKTITISSFSLIFLVTLYFRNRRRKVYLLNFACYKPKPDQICSKERIMKIFAGTGKFTEESLAFQKKIMEKSGVGDKTCVPRAMMAAPVEKGIAAAKKETEEVIFGAIEEVLEKSGMKSKDIRILVVNSSVFNPVPSWSAMIVNRFKLRHDVLSYNLGGMGCSAGVIAIDVAKQLLQVHPRTYALVVSAENVTRDSYLGNNRAMLLSNTLFRVGGAAILLSNHPSDHHRSKYELVHTLRTHEGANDASYKCVHEEEDEQGTIGIALSKNLMAVAGEALKANISTLAPLVLPWSELLLVVTSLVARKFFTKKVKPYIPNFKLAFEHFCIHAGGKAVLDELQKSLNLGEWQMEPSRMTLYRFGNTSSSSLWYELAYSEAKGRINNGDRVWQIGFGSGFKCNSMVWKALKNIHPLVEKNPWMDEIHDFPVILPKHEPLSSSTI